ACCATACCAATGTAATGATGTGCATTGGCGACCGTTTTGCGGTAATCTGCCTGGATTCGATTAAAAATCCTGAAGAGAAATTAAATGTAACCATAAGTTTAAAAGGCACTGGAAAAGAAATCATTGAAATTAGCCTGGAGCAGATGAATAAATTCGCTGGCAACATGTTACAGGTAAGCAATGCAGAAAACGAAAGTTTACTGGTCATGTCAGAACAGGCTTACTTATCATTAACTGCTGAACAGATTGCTGCATTAGAACAATATAGCAGAATCGTTTATGCACCGCTTTACACGATCGAAAAAAACGGTGGTGGCAGTGCAAGGTGTATGTTAGCTGAGATACATTTGCCGGTTAAAGAATAACAGATTGCATATCTATTTTAATGGAATCAGATTTAACAGAAAAAGAATTGCGTTTAGCAACATTTATGAGTGAAATTTCAGAATATTGTTATTCCGCAGGTTGGATGCAGAATTTAGAATATGCCCTATGGAATGCGGTAATAAATGGTGAAAGGAAATATGGACAGTCCTACATTACCGAAGATGATATCTCCACATTGATTAAGCTTTCTACAGATGCAAATGCCTGGATCGTATATGATGACGATAAAGAGGTAACAGCTTTAAGCTTAAAAGAATGGATAGAAAAGTTTAAAAAGGATGTGGAGCAAAACAAAGGAATTATAAAAGGTTAATAGTTTTATTGGTTGGTGTCTCCACGAACCATTGTATTTTTGCCACGGAAGCTCGGAGCGCACGAAAAACCCATCTGACAAATGTACACTCGCTATTCAACCTTAAATAGCAGCACTCCCCTAACTGTATAAACCTGATCGGAATGAACACGAGTGCAACGAAGTAAAATGAAGAGCAGGGCTACTGAAACCGATAAAACAGCAACCTGCTTTCCAAATGATCAGTAAACATTCCCTTTCTATCAAACCAAAATTTAAAAGGTTTTCTCCTCCAAAGGAGTTCCCTTGGAACACTTCAGTAGAAATGCCGATCCGCGCGATTCGGATTAGTTTTATTATTTTCGCCAAAAATCCAATATTAATATGTCTTTACTACAAGAGTTACAAACCCGCTCGGGAAATAAATGCGAATTGTGCACCGCTGAAACTGGCTTATCGGTATACGAAGTGCCCCAACCAGCAATGCCAATAGCGATAACAGTATTTTAGTTTGTAAAACCTGCTTAGATCAGATTGAAAAAACGGAACAGCTTGCCCCTAACCACTGGAAAATATTAACAGAAACCATGTGGTCGGAATTTGCCCCGGTACAGGTTGTTGCCTGGAGAATGTTGAGCAGATTAAGAAACGAAGGCTGGGCGGCAGATAGTCTGGATATTTTATACCTGGATGATGAAACGTTGGAATGGGCTAAAAAAACCGGCGACCATGAACAGGATGGTACTGTTGAATTTCACCAGGACAGTAATGGTACCCGTTTATTTGAAGGCGATACCGTTGTTTTGGTTAAAACACTGGATGTTAAAGGCTCAACATTGAGCGCTAAATTGGGTACTGTAGTTAAAAATATCCGATTAGTTCATGATAATACCGAACAGATTGAGGGTAAAGTAGAGGGGCAAACCATTGTTATTTTAACCAAATACCTGCGCAAAGGATAAAACGTCATTTGATGATTGATTAGGCATTCGCTATTAAGCCGCAAATAGATGTACTGTCCAAAATCAATAAACCTGATCGGAACGAACACGAGTGCAACGAGTAAAGTGGAGAGCAGGGCCAACCTCACCCTATAAAAACAGGAACCTGCTTTCCAAATATTAAAACATAAAATATATTATCACCTGTTTTTCAGCCTATTAACAAAACAGATCTATTCACTTTCTATCGAAAACAATTTGTCGGCATTTTTTGTAGTTAGGCTAAGCGTTTCCTTACAGTAAAAATATTTTCAATACCGTTTAATTCTCGATTTAAAATTACATTTTTGCAAAAATTATTTAAAAGTAAATGCAGAGTTACTCAGAATTTCTTGATCTAAGTGTTGGTTTCCCTCAGGAGGGTTTCGATGTAATAGATGATGAATTATATTTTCAGGATTTAAACCTGATGGAAATGATCGAAACTTACGGTACTCCCCTACGTTTCACGTATTTACCTATGGTAAGTAAGAAGATTCAGCAGGCGAAGATTCTTTTCCAAACCGCTATTTTAAAGAACAATTATCGTGGCGATTATAAATATTGCTACTGTACAAAAAGCTCGCATTTTAAGCATATTGTAGAAGAAGCTTTAAAAAATAACATCCACCTGGAAACTTCTTCGGCTTTTGATATGCCAATGGTTGATGCGTTGGAGAAAAAAGGGGTGTTAACCAAAGATACTACCATCATCTGTAACGGATTTAAAACCTACCAGTACAAACAATATATCATTGATATGTTGCACGATGGTTATACCAATATTATCCCTGTTTTAGATAACAAGGAAGAGTTTAATCTTTTTGATGATGAGGTTGATATCGATACCCCTTGTAACTTAGGTATCCGTATTGCTGCTGAAGAGCAGCCAGATTCGCAGTTCTATACTTCGCGTTTAGGCGTACGTATGGAAGATATTATTGATTTTTACAACAATAAAATCGTTCACAATCCTAATTTCAGGGTTAAATTATTGCACTTTTTTATTAACTCGGGTATTACCGATTCGCCATATTACTGGAACGAGTTAGAGAAATATGTGACACTTTATTGCAAGTTCAAAAAAATCAATCCTGATTTGGATACCCTTGATATTGGGGGCGGTATGCCATTTAAAGATTCACTGGTGTTCGATTTCGATTACGAATACATGGTAAACGAAATTGTAAAAAGGATCAAAGAAATCTGCGCCATCCATGATGTAATGGAACCAGACATTATTACTGAATTTGGTAAATATACGGTTGCTGAGGCTTCTGGTATCCTTTATAAAGTACTGGGCCGTAAACAACAGAACGACCGTGAGCGCTGGTTGATGCTGGATGGTTCTTTTATTACCAATTTACCTGATGTTTGGGCATTAAATCAA
The nucleotide sequence above comes from Pedobacter riviphilus. Encoded proteins:
- a CDS encoding arginine decarboxylase, coding for MQSYSEFLDLSVGFPQEGFDVIDDELYFQDLNLMEMIETYGTPLRFTYLPMVSKKIQQAKILFQTAILKNNYRGDYKYCYCTKSSHFKHIVEEALKNNIHLETSSAFDMPMVDALEKKGVLTKDTTIICNGFKTYQYKQYIIDMLHDGYTNIIPVLDNKEEFNLFDDEVDIDTPCNLGIRIAAEEQPDSQFYTSRLGVRMEDIIDFYNNKIVHNPNFRVKLLHFFINSGITDSPYYWNELEKYVTLYCKFKKINPDLDTLDIGGGMPFKDSLVFDFDYEYMVNEIVKRIKEICAIHDVMEPDIITEFGKYTVAEASGILYKVLGRKQQNDRERWLMLDGSFITNLPDVWALNQKYILLPINNWDAEYERVNLGGITCDGQDYYNQEAHMNSVFMPKTRKVQYLGFFHTGAYQEVLSGYGGIHHCLLPSPKHVLIRRNRDESFNFEVFGEEQNSKQVLKILGY
- a CDS encoding alkylphosphonate utilization protein yields the protein MWSEFAPVQVVAWRMLSRLRNEGWAADSLDILYLDDETLEWAKKTGDHEQDGTVEFHQDSNGTRLFEGDTVVLVKTLDVKGSTLSAKLGTVVKNIRLVHDNTEQIEGKVEGQTIVILTKYLRKG